One window from the genome of Nitrosospira multiformis encodes:
- a CDS encoding GDCCVxC domain-containing (seleno)protein encodes MPILESVLTCPRGGYAKQKTMLADACQFFYEYKGCNALLRLHPATAVFCFFGTVKCPPM; translated from the coding sequence GTGCCAATCCTGGAATCGGTGTTGACATGCCCACGCGGCGGATATGCCAAACAGAAAACGATGCTAGCCGATGCATGCCAGTTCTTCTATGAGTATAAGGGCTGTAATGCACTGCTGCGCCTCCATCCGGCGACTGCTGTCTTTTGTTTCTTCGGGACCGTCAAATGCCCACCGATGTGA
- a CDS encoding toxin TcdB middle/N-terminal domain-containing protein — protein sequence MANKSPVNRQSASNPGGGGDVRGLGETFQPDLNSGVGNYRVPLDLLPGIRNFQPSLALGYSTGAGNGAWGLGWSLPFAAISRRTFRGTPSYTEDDTFLFAGQTELLPVGSDTFRASIENGFEQFSRMASGWQVTEKSGIRHTFGTTAESRVEFDDNGTTREFAWLIERTEDTAGNTITYRYRTEQGQRYIEEIRYAVYAVRFEYEARPDSFSDFRSGFEVHTALRCSRVTLHVEPLGPAAVRTWALAYDTEPYSGLSLLRSVTFSGFDPETGESASLPPLEFSYTGFSPSSRRLRKFAAEAGAAPPGLDQPNLELIDLEGRGLPGILSIENGAARYWSNTGKLRWSPPRSLPQFPAVFSTGEDRVQFADMDGNGAADVLVGSGTLSGFYRNEGTGAFADFNRYVRQPQLAFETGGLQLMDVNGDGLVDAVHDGRTGLQVYDNLGSAGWAPPRLVPRDDLPAPVPNLSSGDPRVRLADINGDGLADVVLFSSGYFEYWPSRGGGRFSESRKMTAAPRFTYPFDPARVFLVDINGDGLADVVFVGYDEVTYWINQSGNSFSAPQTIRYTPPTSRADTLRIADMSGTGTAGILWTSPYPDYRYLDFTGDVKPGLLSRIDNGLGRITAIEYSTSTGEATRDREQGNPWVSFLPFPVQVVSAVTVDDSISGLHNVTRYRYHEGHYDGYRREFDGFGRSEQIEEGDDSIPSCRTVFYYHTEASGRPAVPDPELRRSLKRKLFRVEVFGEDGGPLASAPYRVEESTWTVRVEQTLADSRRVLFPFIGETAISTFERTSDARIERRLFTFDISGNVTTEERRGEGGSGAPGIVTTHAEYALDPAGRVRDRVSRIVQRDGDGNLLNEVRHYYDGPAFQGLALGQVTNGLLTRTERVALHKNAATSIYGAHEPDFSALQYHDGVDQDGEPAWLYNHKRVSLDERGNVLVSRDARGNDTTYVFDEFGLFATSITDAKGFVATVEHDLRVARPRRMVNPNGGVTESRYDPLARIALVVAPGDTLALPTVAYSYETATLPALRAAHYLVLSGDSRTISVNEYLDGAGALFQRRTEHDGNRVSVSGQVVSNARGKTAEKFESFYAEGLGFEPYSTDPSAPRRSFFFDPLGRAIRTLHPDGGQSGAEYRTFDTLFSDAGDNDPALADSFGTPRREIYDAWYRLVGVEERDQASIRTTSYELDATGRLQQITDPRGVILSRITRDLTGQEISIEHVDAGHRLLAYDAAGNLALQVDGAGEPINRSFDELNRITGTTYGGAEPETYFYDTGTGANLTGRIARTIDPAGETTYSYDSRGNVIERSRLAPGQTEALALSYSFDRIGRITQLTYPDGAVIDFEHYSGFLLRSIPGVLNAIEYTAAGVRTGMDYQNGVRTEYSYDPASLRLREIRTFRPDTGDVFFHTRYDINTVGNVASIEDLRPGTPGFQRTQGFAYDAFYNLLEASSPDPAAGYSHVYEYDAAANFIRNPMISSNPLFYENGGNSNRLSGYNDGINPVSLFGYDPNGNVVSMPGRTLTFDAKQQLARVQLDSGADVAFFYDHKGVLSRREATEAGSTEVTHYVDNLFESGDGSDTRWVLAGDLPVARISEGTTVFIHNDHLGSAVIYTDADGGLLTEAAFHPFGSVLIAPSGTLPPAFATKKLDAEIGLYYFNARWYSPTMGRFISPDPLYLYQPEQGLQEPKRLNPYAYAGNNPVRYVDPSGLGFWDVLGAIVIAIAVVVAVVAVSVLTFGVGTAIGFGTLLAYAAVAGLAGAAIGAVVGGIAYGSWEGALRGALIGFTAGANAMIGGMIFGPIIGAALGVITFLSVIPPVAKSDVYQGILGWTSYLMPMSWPGHAIGLTLFALNVVGYLVTFGQVDALRIRDMQVDWKTGNIFTVGGWVGQLDGRAFNFGAFSFVNTSRYVGGEIIPATFEHESGHMLSNAAFGFFQATRVFEGNGLDSFWERIAESNVPPGLRGSDPVTPEPDRPKIPQWG from the coding sequence GTGGCCAATAAATCGCCTGTCAATCGCCAATCTGCCTCCAATCCTGGAGGCGGCGGCGACGTTCGCGGTCTCGGCGAAACATTTCAGCCGGACCTGAATTCCGGAGTCGGCAACTATCGGGTTCCTCTCGATCTGTTGCCGGGCATACGGAATTTCCAGCCCAGCCTCGCCCTCGGCTACAGCACCGGCGCCGGCAATGGCGCCTGGGGTCTGGGCTGGTCGCTGCCTTTTGCCGCCATCAGCCGCCGTACGTTTCGAGGCACGCCCTCCTACACGGAGGATGATACATTCCTGTTCGCCGGACAAACGGAACTCCTGCCCGTGGGCTCCGATACCTTTCGGGCATCCATCGAGAACGGATTCGAGCAATTCAGCCGCATGGCGTCCGGATGGCAGGTCACGGAAAAGTCCGGCATACGCCACACCTTCGGGACTACGGCTGAAAGCAGGGTCGAATTCGATGATAACGGGACGACCCGGGAGTTCGCCTGGCTTATCGAACGCACCGAGGATACCGCGGGAAACACCATCACATACCGGTATCGAACGGAACAAGGCCAGCGCTATATCGAGGAAATTCGCTACGCCGTCTATGCGGTCCGGTTCGAATATGAAGCCCGCCCGGACTCGTTCTCGGATTTTCGCAGCGGCTTTGAGGTGCATACCGCCCTTCGTTGCTCGCGTGTCACGCTTCATGTCGAACCGCTGGGTCCGGCCGCTGTGCGAACGTGGGCACTGGCGTACGATACGGAGCCTTACTCCGGTTTGTCGCTTCTTCGGTCGGTCACATTTTCGGGTTTCGATCCGGAGACGGGAGAGTCGGCGTCACTTCCGCCGCTGGAATTTTCTTATACCGGATTCTCCCCCTCAAGCCGCCGTCTGAGGAAGTTCGCAGCTGAAGCGGGCGCCGCGCCTCCCGGCCTCGACCAGCCGAATCTGGAACTGATCGATCTGGAGGGTCGCGGTCTGCCTGGTATTCTGTCGATTGAAAACGGTGCGGCGCGCTACTGGTCCAATACGGGCAAGCTCAGGTGGAGCCCGCCCCGCTCCTTGCCGCAGTTCCCGGCCGTCTTCTCCACAGGGGAAGACCGCGTGCAATTTGCCGACATGGATGGAAACGGTGCGGCGGATGTGCTCGTCGGCAGCGGCACGCTAAGCGGCTTCTACCGCAATGAGGGAACCGGCGCGTTCGCCGATTTCAACCGGTACGTCCGGCAACCGCAGCTCGCTTTTGAAACCGGTGGCCTGCAGTTAATGGATGTCAATGGCGACGGGCTTGTTGATGCGGTGCACGATGGCCGCACCGGTCTTCAGGTATACGACAACCTGGGTTCCGCGGGGTGGGCACCCCCACGGCTCGTCCCGCGTGACGATCTGCCGGCACCGGTGCCGAATCTTTCTTCGGGAGATCCCCGCGTCCGTCTCGCCGACATCAATGGTGACGGGCTTGCAGATGTGGTGTTATTCAGCAGCGGTTACTTCGAATACTGGCCTTCGCGGGGCGGAGGCCGCTTCTCCGAATCGCGCAAGATGACGGCCGCGCCGAGATTCACATATCCGTTCGATCCGGCGAGAGTGTTCCTCGTCGATATCAACGGAGATGGCCTGGCCGACGTCGTTTTTGTCGGCTATGACGAGGTAACCTACTGGATCAACCAGTCGGGAAATTCATTCAGCGCCCCGCAGACGATTCGCTACACGCCGCCAACCTCGCGTGCCGATACCTTGCGAATCGCGGACATGAGCGGAACCGGAACGGCAGGGATTTTGTGGACGAGCCCGTATCCGGACTATCGCTACCTCGATTTCACCGGCGATGTGAAGCCCGGCCTGCTTTCGCGCATCGATAATGGACTTGGCCGCATCACGGCCATCGAATACTCGACCTCGACCGGAGAAGCAACGCGCGACCGGGAGCAAGGGAATCCATGGGTATCATTTCTTCCGTTTCCGGTGCAGGTGGTTTCGGCCGTCACCGTCGATGACTCGATCAGCGGCCTGCACAACGTGACCCGCTATCGTTATCACGAAGGCCACTACGATGGGTATCGGCGGGAATTCGACGGATTCGGCCGATCCGAGCAGATTGAAGAAGGCGATGATTCGATTCCCTCCTGTCGAACTGTCTTTTACTATCACACCGAAGCGTCGGGCCGGCCGGCGGTTCCCGATCCGGAGCTTCGGCGCAGCCTGAAACGCAAGCTTTTCCGGGTAGAGGTATTCGGAGAAGATGGGGGTCCGCTGGCATCGGCTCCATATCGTGTGGAGGAGAGCACGTGGACCGTGCGGGTTGAGCAGACGCTTGCGGATAGCCGGCGGGTTCTGTTTCCCTTCATCGGGGAGACAGCCATATCGACATTTGAACGGACGTCCGATGCGCGTATCGAGCGGCGCCTGTTCACGTTCGATATATCCGGAAATGTGACCACCGAAGAGCGTCGCGGAGAAGGCGGATCAGGCGCACCCGGCATCGTAACGACCCACGCCGAGTATGCGCTGGACCCCGCAGGACGCGTCCGTGACCGCGTTTCCCGCATTGTCCAGCGTGACGGTGACGGCAATCTGCTCAACGAAGTGCGTCATTATTACGATGGCCCCGCATTCCAGGGATTGGCGCTCGGCCAGGTCACGAATGGACTGCTCACCCGCACCGAAAGGGTGGCGCTGCACAAGAATGCAGCCACGTCCATATACGGTGCGCATGAGCCTGATTTTTCAGCATTGCAGTATCACGATGGAGTGGATCAAGATGGCGAGCCAGCCTGGCTGTACAATCATAAACGGGTCAGTCTGGATGAGCGCGGCAACGTCCTGGTCAGCCGTGATGCACGCGGCAACGATACGACCTACGTCTTCGACGAATTCGGTCTGTTCGCCACGTCGATCACTGATGCAAAAGGCTTTGTCGCAACGGTCGAGCATGATCTCCGGGTAGCGAGGCCCAGGCGGATGGTGAACCCTAACGGCGGAGTGACCGAGTCGCGCTACGACCCCTTGGCGCGCATTGCCCTGGTAGTGGCCCCCGGCGATACGCTCGCACTCCCTACCGTCGCCTATTCATACGAAACCGCGACGCTGCCAGCGCTGCGTGCTGCCCATTATCTCGTTCTTTCGGGTGATTCCCGCACCATTTCCGTCAATGAGTACCTCGATGGGGCCGGAGCCCTCTTCCAGCGCCGCACCGAGCATGACGGCAACAGGGTATCCGTCAGTGGACAGGTCGTTTCCAATGCCCGGGGTAAGACAGCCGAAAAATTCGAGTCCTTCTATGCCGAAGGATTGGGGTTCGAGCCGTATTCAACCGATCCTTCCGCGCCACGACGCAGCTTCTTCTTCGACCCATTGGGCCGCGCGATCCGCACCTTGCATCCGGATGGCGGCCAATCCGGCGCGGAATATCGAACGTTCGACACGCTATTCTCCGATGCCGGGGATAACGACCCTGCCCTGGCGGATTCGTTCGGGACACCGCGGCGCGAGATCTACGACGCATGGTACCGTCTCGTAGGAGTGGAAGAGCGCGACCAGGCATCGATCCGCACAACAAGCTACGAGCTTGATGCCACCGGCCGTTTGCAGCAGATTACCGATCCCCGGGGAGTGATCCTTAGCCGCATCACCCGCGATCTGACGGGTCAGGAGATTTCGATCGAGCATGTGGATGCGGGCCATCGCCTGCTGGCTTATGATGCTGCAGGCAACCTCGCACTGCAGGTGGATGGGGCCGGCGAGCCCATCAATCGCAGCTTCGATGAACTGAATCGCATCACCGGGACGACTTATGGGGGTGCCGAGCCGGAAACATACTTCTACGACACCGGGACAGGCGCGAATCTGACGGGTCGTATTGCACGCACGATCGATCCCGCCGGCGAAACCACTTATAGCTACGATTCCCGCGGCAATGTCATCGAGCGCTCGCGCCTGGCGCCGGGCCAGACCGAAGCCCTGGCACTGAGCTACTCATTCGACCGCATCGGCCGTATAACCCAGCTGACCTACCCCGATGGAGCGGTTATTGATTTCGAGCACTATTCGGGATTTCTGCTTCGGTCCATTCCTGGAGTTTTGAACGCGATCGAATACACAGCCGCCGGTGTGCGAACGGGGATGGATTATCAGAACGGGGTCCGGACTGAATACAGCTATGATCCTGCCTCTCTTCGATTACGGGAAATCCGGACGTTCCGGCCCGATACGGGAGACGTATTCTTTCATACCCGTTACGACATCAATACGGTCGGGAACGTTGCGTCAATCGAGGATCTGCGGCCCGGTACGCCGGGATTTCAGCGGACGCAGGGTTTCGCATACGATGCCTTCTACAATCTGTTGGAGGCTTCCAGTCCCGATCCGGCGGCAGGATATTCGCATGTCTACGAATATGACGCGGCGGCAAATTTTATTCGCAATCCAATGATCAGCTCCAATCCGCTCTTTTATGAAAACGGCGGCAATAGTAACCGGCTGAGTGGTTACAACGATGGCATAAACCCCGTTAGCCTGTTCGGGTACGATCCGAACGGCAACGTCGTATCCATGCCGGGGCGCACCCTGACTTTTGACGCCAAGCAGCAGCTTGCGCGCGTGCAACTGGACAGCGGCGCCGATGTGGCTTTTTTCTATGACCATAAAGGTGTGCTGAGCCGGCGCGAAGCGACCGAGGCCGGTTCGACGGAGGTGACGCACTACGTTGACAACCTGTTCGAATCGGGTGATGGTTCAGACACGCGCTGGGTGTTGGCGGGAGACCTGCCAGTCGCCCGTATCTCCGAGGGGACGACTGTATTCATCCACAACGATCATCTGGGCAGTGCGGTCATCTATACCGATGCGGATGGCGGCCTTTTGACCGAGGCCGCGTTCCACCCTTTTGGAAGTGTGCTCATTGCACCGTCCGGTACCCTGCCCCCCGCATTCGCGACGAAAAAACTCGATGCGGAAATCGGCTTGTACTATTTTAACGCGCGCTGGTACTCGCCGACGATGGGCCGCTTCATTTCACCGGACCCGCTCTACCTATATCAACCGGAACAGGGGCTCCAGGAACCGAAGCGTCTGAACCCCTACGCGTACGCTGGCAATAATCCAGTGCGCTATGTCGATCCAAGCGGCCTCGGCTTCTGGGACGTGCTGGGTGCGATCGTCATCGCCATCGCCGTGGTGGTGGCCGTTGTCGCCGTTTCGGTGCTGACCTTCGGAGTCGGGACCGCGATCGGGTTCGGCACGCTCCTGGCCTATGCGGCAGTTGCGGGACTTGCGGGCGCTGCAATTGGCGCTGTCGTCGGAGGCATTGCCTATGGTAGCTGGGAAGGCGCCCTGCGCGGCGCCCTGATCGGATTTACTGCAGGCGCCAATGCCATGATCGGCGGCATGATCTTCGGGCCGATTATCGGCGCTGCGCTTGGGGTCATCACCTTCCTCTCGGTCATCCCGCCAGTGGCAAAGAGTGATGTCTATCAAGGCATACTCGGCTGGACCAGTTACCTGATGCCGATGAGCTGGCCGGGCCATGCCATTGGTCTTACCTTGTTCGCCCTGAACGTCGTCGGCTATCTGGTCACGTTCGGGCAAGTGGATGCGCTGCGGATCCGGGATATGCAGGTTGACTGGAAAACGGGAAACATTTTCACCGTGGGCGGATGGGTCGGTCAACTGGATGGGAGAGCATTCAACTTCGGCGCATTCAGTTTCGTAAACACATCCCGGTATGTCGGCGGAGAAATCATCCCCGCCACGTTCGAGCATGAATCGGGCCATATGCTGAGTAACGCGGCATTCGGCTTCTTCCAGGCAACACGCGTTTTCGAAGGAAACGGGCTGGACAGCTTCTGGGAGCGTATTGCCGAAAGCAATGTGCCTCCAGGGCTGCGCGGCAGCGACCCCGTGACACCAGAACCCGATCGTCCCAAGATCCCGCAATGGGGCTGA
- a CDS encoding ATP-dependent nuclease, which translates to MRIAFVEIQNFRKLKSIRIDFSKDKTLFVGANNSGKTTAMIALRRFLIDQKQFDAHDFTVSSWKKINQIGQTWEAPGAIPSDLAEWEGTLPAMDVWLEVEPDKIHYVRHLLPTLDWNGGLLGVRLRLEPKELEALHKEYVTVRQRAVGTIAAAMKNKDGHDYKVSLWPSSIKDFLERGFSSKFCVRAYILDPTKKVYPKGGLAQPQTLSSTAEYIEGNPFAGLIRIDEINAQRGFSDAGNNQDASSEKGEENTGRGDKRKLSDQLRSYYAKHLDPSEMPELSDVDALEAIHMAQTLFDEKLEICFAEALKEIQNLGYPGISDPTLTISTRIKPMDGLNHPSALQYEVLSNRENPQDLPPRLPEQYNGLGYQNLISMVFRLMSFRDEWMQVGKIGKRVVAKTGETFFPPPLHLVLVEEPEAHLHVQVQQVFIRRAYEILRNHADLKGNKALTTQLVVSTHSSHIAHECEFECLRYFRRKLAVNAGDVPTSAVISLSEVFGKQDDTAKFVTRYLRAVHCDLFFADAAIFIEGAAERMMIPHFIRENFPELNYRYLTLLEVGGSHAHRFRPLIEHLGLTTLIISDIDAAANTSNKPSQSIAHGSSQVTRNATLKTWIPEKQAIDELLGLPPSAKIKHYADENFSVRVAYQLPVKVVLDAAVGQIDIAANTFEDALAYENIDLFKTLDGTGLIKKFSEALNQYKTPADLTNDIFEALKSGGKAEFALELLFKDPGEFKIPAYISEGLEWLQDQACRKENESPGAGQKKANPPSPPQKEAACWKSLLP; encoded by the coding sequence ATGAGAATAGCTTTCGTTGAAATTCAGAATTTTCGGAAATTGAAATCTATCAGGATTGATTTTTCCAAAGACAAAACGCTATTTGTTGGAGCCAACAACAGTGGAAAAACAACCGCAATGATTGCGCTGCGACGTTTCCTGATCGATCAGAAGCAATTTGATGCTCATGATTTCACGGTTTCAAGTTGGAAGAAAATAAACCAAATCGGACAGACGTGGGAGGCGCCCGGTGCAATTCCGTCCGATTTGGCAGAATGGGAAGGTACCCTCCCCGCAATGGACGTATGGCTGGAAGTCGAGCCGGACAAAATTCATTATGTCCGACATCTACTGCCGACACTGGACTGGAATGGTGGATTGCTGGGTGTCAGGCTGCGCCTTGAGCCTAAAGAATTGGAAGCGTTGCACAAAGAATATGTCACCGTCCGTCAACGTGCGGTAGGCACGATTGCCGCCGCTATGAAGAATAAGGATGGCCATGATTATAAGGTTTCTCTCTGGCCTTCTTCTATAAAGGACTTTTTGGAACGTGGCTTTAGCAGCAAGTTCTGTGTCCGCGCTTATATCCTAGATCCCACCAAGAAAGTCTATCCGAAAGGTGGGCTAGCACAACCGCAAACACTGTCATCAACCGCGGAATATATCGAAGGAAATCCGTTCGCGGGACTCATCCGTATTGATGAAATCAACGCACAACGGGGCTTCTCTGACGCCGGCAACAATCAGGATGCATCGTCTGAGAAGGGTGAAGAAAACACCGGGCGTGGCGATAAGCGCAAATTGTCCGATCAGCTACGATCTTATTACGCCAAGCACCTTGACCCGTCCGAAATGCCAGAGTTGAGCGACGTTGACGCACTGGAAGCCATTCACATGGCGCAGACGCTCTTCGATGAAAAGCTAGAAATCTGCTTCGCGGAAGCATTGAAAGAGATTCAAAATCTTGGCTACCCGGGCATTAGCGACCCAACACTGACGATTTCGACGCGCATAAAGCCGATGGATGGCCTCAACCATCCTTCGGCTCTGCAATACGAAGTCCTTTCCAATCGCGAAAATCCGCAAGACCTGCCGCCGAGGTTGCCAGAGCAATATAACGGTTTGGGTTATCAAAACTTGATTTCAATGGTGTTCCGTTTAATGAGTTTCCGCGACGAGTGGATGCAAGTCGGGAAAATTGGCAAGAGAGTGGTCGCCAAGACCGGCGAAACTTTCTTTCCCCCACCTTTACATCTGGTTCTTGTCGAGGAGCCTGAGGCGCACTTGCATGTGCAAGTCCAGCAAGTTTTCATTCGCCGAGCCTATGAGATACTAAGGAATCATGCAGATCTAAAAGGTAACAAGGCGCTAACGACGCAACTGGTTGTTTCGACGCATTCAAGCCATATCGCGCATGAATGCGAATTTGAATGCTTGCGGTATTTCCGACGCAAACTCGCAGTCAACGCCGGCGACGTTCCGACATCCGCGGTGATTAGCCTTTCGGAAGTTTTCGGCAAGCAGGACGACACCGCTAAATTCGTTACCCGCTATCTTCGAGCGGTGCATTGCGACTTGTTCTTTGCCGACGCCGCCATCTTTATTGAAGGCGCTGCGGAACGGATGATGATTCCTCACTTCATCCGAGAAAACTTCCCTGAACTGAACTATCGTTATCTAACCTTGTTGGAAGTCGGCGGCAGTCATGCTCACCGTTTCCGGCCACTTATCGAGCATCTTGGGCTAACGACGCTCATCATTTCCGACATTGACGCAGCGGCAAACACGAGTAACAAGCCTTCCCAGTCAATCGCGCATGGCTCAAGCCAGGTTACGCGCAATGCGACTTTGAAAACCTGGATACCGGAGAAACAAGCGATTGATGAACTTCTAGGCTTACCACCGTCTGCCAAGATAAAACATTACGCCGACGAAAATTTCTCGGTGCGTGTCGCCTACCAGTTACCAGTTAAGGTCGTCCTTGATGCCGCTGTAGGGCAAATCGATATAGCGGCCAACACTTTTGAAGATGCATTGGCATATGAGAATATCGACCTTTTCAAAACCTTAGACGGAACTGGTCTAATTAAGAAATTCAGTGAGGCTCTTAACCAGTATAAGACGCCCGCCGACCTGACAAACGATATATTCGAAGCATTGAAATCGGGGGGCAAGGCAGAATTTGCCCTTGAATTACTATTCAAAGACCCGGGTGAGTTCAAGATTCCAGCTTATATCAGTGAGGGGTTGGAGTGGTTGCAAGATCAGGCATGCAGGAAGGAAAATGAATCTCCGGGCGCGGGGCAGAAAAAAGCCAATCCACCATCGCCTCCTCAGAAGGAGGCAGCGTGCTGGAAGTCGCTCTTGCCGTAG
- a CDS encoding MTH938/NDUFAF3 family protein, with protein MKPRIGGTKFGSITIDGSDIEHDVLIRLSGEIKKRKKKLSKAVFGTSHTISLDEAEHIFEKGAERLIIGSGHDGNVTLSKEASEYFKKEEVRVDLWPTPEAIHHWNKAKGSTIGLFHVTC; from the coding sequence ATGAAACCTAGAATTGGCGGTACCAAATTTGGCTCCATCACCATAGATGGGTCAGATATCGAGCATGATGTTCTCATCCGGCTTTCAGGGGAGATCAAGAAGAGAAAGAAAAAGCTATCCAAGGCAGTGTTCGGCACATCCCATACAATCTCACTCGACGAAGCTGAGCATATATTCGAAAAGGGAGCAGAACGGCTGATCATTGGCTCAGGCCACGATGGCAATGTAACGCTCTCTAAAGAAGCATCCGAGTATTTCAAGAAAGAGGAGGTCCGGGTTGATCTCTGGCCCACCCCCGAAGCCATTCACCACTGGAACAAGGCTAAAGGCTCAACCATCGGACTTTTTCATGTCACTTGCTGA
- a CDS encoding 2-hydroxyacid dehydrogenase, whose product MKIAVCNAQSYDRQFLLAANHDIGHELIFFDSHLCEETRQMVADFPAVCVFVNDTLNAAVLQTLAAQGTRLIALRCAGFNNVDIQTANNLGLHVVRVPAYSPHSVAEHSVGLMLALNRHLHQAYNRVRNGNFALQGLLGFELRGKTAGIVGTGRIGAAVARILHGFGCRLVAHDSQESPECISLGVEYVPLEQLYADSDIITLHCPLNWQTHHLIDRVAITRMKRGVMLINTSRGAVIDTLAVIEGLKSSKIGCLGLDVYEQEGDLFFKDLSDQVRQDDVFERLLTFPNVLITGHQGFFTAEALSSIAQTTLQNISVFERGGVCQNEVTAELLRAD is encoded by the coding sequence ATGAAGATCGCTGTTTGTAATGCACAGTCCTATGACCGTCAATTTTTGCTGGCTGCCAATCATGACATCGGGCACGAGTTGATATTTTTTGATTCGCACCTGTGCGAGGAAACGCGCCAGATGGTGGCAGATTTTCCCGCCGTGTGTGTATTTGTCAACGACACGCTGAATGCAGCGGTGCTGCAAACATTGGCGGCGCAGGGCACACGCCTGATCGCGCTGCGCTGTGCGGGCTTCAATAATGTGGATATCCAGACGGCCAATAACCTGGGGCTTCATGTAGTACGGGTTCCCGCCTATTCACCGCATTCGGTAGCGGAGCATAGTGTGGGGCTGATGCTCGCGCTCAATCGGCATCTTCACCAGGCCTATAATCGTGTGCGCAACGGCAACTTCGCATTGCAAGGGCTGCTCGGTTTTGAATTACGCGGCAAAACCGCCGGTATTGTCGGTACAGGGCGCATCGGTGCCGCAGTCGCGCGAATACTGCATGGTTTCGGTTGCCGCCTGGTCGCCCATGATTCGCAAGAAAGTCCGGAATGCATCAGTCTGGGTGTGGAATATGTTCCGCTGGAGCAACTTTATGCGGACAGCGACATCATCACCCTTCATTGTCCCCTCAACTGGCAAACGCATCATTTAATCGATAGGGTGGCGATTACGCGCATGAAGCGCGGCGTAATGCTGATCAACACCAGCCGGGGTGCGGTGATTGATACGCTGGCGGTGATTGAAGGGCTGAAATCTTCAAAAATCGGCTGTCTGGGATTGGATGTGTATGAGCAGGAAGGCGACTTGTTCTTTAAGGATCTATCTGATCAAGTGCGGCAGGATGATGTATTCGAACGCCTGCTGACTTTTCCAAATGTGCTGATTACCGGACATCAGGGATTCTTTACCGCTGAAGCGTTGTCCAGCATTGCGCAAACTACTCTGCAAAACATCAGTGTGTTCGAGCGTGGCGGGGTATGCCAGAATGAAGTGACGGCTGAGTTGCTACGCGCAGATTAG
- a CDS encoding GDCCVxC domain-containing (seleno)protein, with the protein MSLADPRQDRSLPPDTCIPDAPLLESVLTCPCCGYAKREIMPIDACLFFYECNGCKVLLRPHHGDCCVFCSFGTVKCPPVQAQSGCCG; encoded by the coding sequence ATGTCACTTGCTGATCCCCGCCAGGATCGATCCTTACCACCTGACACGTGCATTCCTGATGCGCCTCTCCTTGAATCAGTGCTGACATGCCCGTGCTGTGGATATGCCAAACGGGAAATAATGCCGATAGATGCCTGTCTGTTCTTCTATGAGTGCAACGGCTGCAAGGTGCTGCTGCGTCCTCATCACGGTGACTGCTGTGTGTTTTGTTCCTTCGGGACCGTCAAATGTCCGCCGGTTCAGGCACAATCGGGCTGCTGCGGATAA